TACGCTCTGAATGACAGATGAAGAACTAAATTTTTTGGAATTCAAGAGCCAGTTTCTTGCGGCTGCCTGCCAGTTTTTCATTTTGGATTTTCCGCCTACCAGCCAACCGTTACTCTCGTAATGATTGAAAAATTTTTCAGCTTCTTCTAATGATGCTTCTTTTTCTGCGAAATACATTTGGATTTCGGGAATGTGTGGCGGGCAGAAATTAGTTGTCGGTTGATGGTTGTTTGTTGATAGAGACTCTTCATTGGGCTGCTCTTCTTCATTAGGAATGACAAAACCTTGTTCAAATAATGAATTACTTTCGGGTGGGGTTACAATAGTTTTATTGTTTGATATGTTTGTATTGTTTATAGAAGGTATTAATGCTTGTCTATTAGATGTATCGTTTTTGATATGGTGCTGGTCTAATGCTTGTTCGGAGGTTGTTTGTTTTTTGTTATGCTTCTTATTCAAATTCTTAACATCTGAATTTTCAAAGTTGTAGAGATTTACCAAGCTGCCTTTGTATGGATTGAAAGAGGGAATGTATTCGATATAACCAAAATTCTGTAATTCTTTGATGCATTTGTGATAAGTCCCAAATGCTGATATTTTGCTTAACCTCATCATTTCGTTTCGGGAAATGCTGATAGGGTTCTGAAAATGATTTAGATTCCAAAACTGAAACAATGCAAGATACAAACTGATATGTGTCGGATTCAGGCGTTCGTCCAGTTGGATCTTGTCATAAAAACCTGTAAGATGTCGAATATAGTTCATAACAAGCTATTTTTGATTCAACATTTTTTCTATGTCTTGATAGTTGTAATACAATGTGCCTCCAACTCTGGAATAACGAAGTGTGCCATTTACACGAAGGTTTTGTAATGTTCCAGAGGAAATTTTCAAAAGTTCTTTGACTTCTGAGGAACGAAGCCATAATTTCTGCTCCGAAGTTTTGATGTGAAACAGATTTTTAATCTCTTCCAATAATTCATCTTTGAATTCCTGAAGGTCTTCTTTGGTAATAATGCTTACTGCCATAATTTTTTTATATTAAAGATTATGGTTTCAAAATTGTGTGTTTTGAATGGAACTTTTTCAGAAGGTTTACAGAAGTTCTGAAAGATTTTGGTTGAAAAAAGTATAAAATCTATTGTTTATGGCGTTTCGTCCACATCATCCATTTTTCTGGTAAGGACTTCTTTCAGTAAATCCAGAAATTTTGTTCTTGCATTTTTTCTTTCGCGCAATTCGAGGAAACTTCTGTGGTATTGTCCAAGATCTATATTAAACATTTTCTCAAACAAATCTACTGTTGCATTGAGTTCTAATTGTCCGTGATTAAAGACTCCGGCAGCATTTAATGCATACAATAATTCTATCAAAGAAACTTTTGTTCCCGTCCAATAAACTGCTGATTTTGGCAGAACTTCTGACTGACTTCTGTTTTCTTTTCTATCCAGATTGAACAGCTGGTCTTCCAAGTATACCTGAATAAGATCGTTTGCGAGAATCTTTGCCACTTTAAAATCGTGAGAAGTACAAAAATCCAAATCGGCTTCGAAATAGAAACTGTCTAAACTCTGCTTAATATCAAATGTTCCCCGCAAAAAATATTTGTAGTCCAGATAGGTGCTTCCTGTTCTGTAATATTTGTAGAAATCCAAATTATTATCAAAAAAACGCTTAAGCTTTGTCAACTCATTGTTATAATATTTTTTTACAATACGTAGTCCTCCGTACGGTTTTTTAGTTTCAATTTTATAAATGGTGTTATAGTATATTCTTTTGGAGGTAAATTGTGGTTTGACCTCTTTAAAAAACGAAATTTCTTCCTGCTGCGATCTGAAATTGTATTTTGAAACAAGCTTTTTTAGTTTACCTATGGATTCTATACAAATTTCTAATGCCTTCTCACTTTTATACACCATATTGTCGGTTTCCAAATCTATAAAATGGAGCTGTTCGATAAGATTTTGCAATAATGTATTTGTACGGTTTATCATTTTTACTTTATTAAAAAAGGAGGCTTTTCGCCTCCTCATATTACACAACAAACATCTTCTTCCACTTTGCCACCGTATTTCTACTCAGACTAAAATGAATCGCTAACTGGCTATTATTAAGTTTGTGTTTTTTCTGATAATCTAATATCTTCAAAATATCAGACTTGCCATAAGAGCGATGTTTTTGGCTGTATAATTCGGTTTCTTTATCAACCCCAAAGATTTGTTTATTAATTTTGATAATGTCTATTGATGTAAGATTACCTTTTTGCAACAACGGAAGGCAATCTTCTATTTTTTGTGGAAATTTATATTCAAGAATGTCAGCAAATATCCGTTTGTAATCAATATTTATATTTTTCATTATGATTATTTAATTTGAATCTTTTTCGGGGAAATGGTTTTTTATTTTGGTTATAAGATTGGATACCAGATACCCGCGGTTGTTGTCATTGTTTTGATAGAAAATATTTCTCACTGCAAAACCAAAAACATATTCCGTAATTGTAATATCTGTTACTTTTTCGTTTTCTATCATAAAAGCAATCTCATCTTTTCATATTATTTTCCTAGAAAGAGAATAGAACAAAATATTGCTATCAGAAAATTGCAGAGGTTTTCCCAGTTTTCTATGGATATCTTCTACTGTTTTTCCCAGATATTCTTTTAGGTATTTTTGAAGTTTTTGTATTTGTCTATCCATTTGTAAAGAGTAGTTTTGGGAATACCGTATTGTTCGATCACTTGATTTTTGGTCATTTCTCCATTCTCCATCCGTTCCAGAATAAAATCTATGATTTCTTTGGTATAAATATTTTTACGAAATTGAGGCAATGCAGATTTTTTAGATTTTATTTTATCATTTTCTGTACGTGCCGAAGGCGGGGCATATAAAATAAGATGCTGTGTATAAACCCTGAAAAAATCATAATCAAGAAGTTTGCTCCATTTTAGAAGCAGTTCCGTATCAAGACTTTTACTTTCATACATTTCAGAAATATGTTCTTCTGAACATTTTAGAAAATTACAAATACGGGATATTTCTATCCCGCTTTCTGTAACTTTGGTTTTCATCATTTGTCCAATATGGATGTCTTTGAAAATCATTGTTTTTTTTATGCCATTACTAATTATGCAACTTTTTCCAAGTAGTACCGGCACAACCATAAAAACTTTGGGAAGCATCATGGTACACCATTGTTCCCGGTTTGGTACAAGAACCTCCTTCGGTTACAGTACCGGCTGTGTTGGTAGAGGAAATTTTTACAGCACCAGCAACCTCTAATTTTTCTTGAGGATAATTAACTCCTATACCTAAAAAACCTATAGGAGTATTTGGGTTAACGGAACGAACTTCTCTACCAAAAATAAAATTACCAATGTTCATGGTGTAGTCTTCTTCAGCCATAGCTTGTGTTAATGCTGTGAAATAACCTATAGAAATAGTCCTATTTTGTGTTGTTACACCATGGTTATCTGTATGACTTTTATTTCCTGCATGATATCCTATCGCTAAATTATATTGTCC
This genomic stretch from Chryseobacterium sp. POL2 harbors:
- a CDS encoding transcriptional regulator, giving the protein MNYIRHLTGFYDKIQLDERLNPTHISLYLALFQFWNLNHFQNPISISRNEMMRLSKISAFGTYHKCIKELQNFGYIEYIPSFNPYKGSLVNLYNFENSDVKNLNKKHNKKQTTSEQALDQHHIKNDTSNRQALIPSINNTNISNNKTIVTPPESNSLFEQGFVIPNEEEQPNEESLSTNNHQPTTNFCPPHIPEIQMYFAEKEASLEEAEKFFNHYESNGWLVGGKSKMKNWQAAARNWLLNSKKFSSSSVIQSVEKNLTTTKNTNLNATTGKSYREPL
- a CDS encoding helix-turn-helix domain-containing protein, which produces MAVSIITKEDLQEFKDELLEEIKNLFHIKTSEQKLWLRSSEVKELLKISSGTLQNLRVNGTLRYSRVGGTLYYNYQDIEKMLNQK
- a CDS encoding RteC domain-containing protein, which gives rise to MINRTNTLLQNLIEQLHFIDLETDNMVYKSEKALEICIESIGKLKKLVSKYNFRSQQEEISFFKEVKPQFTSKRIYYNTIYKIETKKPYGGLRIVKKYYNNELTKLKRFFDNNLDFYKYYRTGSTYLDYKYFLRGTFDIKQSLDSFYFEADLDFCTSHDFKVAKILANDLIQVYLEDQLFNLDRKENRSQSEVLPKSAVYWTGTKVSLIELLYALNAAGVFNHGQLELNATVDLFEKMFNIDLGQYHRSFLELRERKNARTKFLDLLKEVLTRKMDDVDETP
- a CDS encoding helix-turn-helix domain-containing protein, coding for MKNINIDYKRIFADILEYKFPQKIEDCLPLLQKGNLTSIDIIKINKQIFGVDKETELYSQKHRSYGKSDILKILDYQKKHKLNNSQLAIHFSLSRNTVAKWKKMFVV
- a CDS encoding helix-turn-helix domain-containing protein; translated protein: MIFKDIHIGQMMKTKVTESGIEISRICNFLKCSEEHISEMYESKSLDTELLLKWSKLLDYDFFRVYTQHLILYAPPSARTENDKIKSKKSALPQFRKNIYTKEIIDFILERMENGEMTKNQVIEQYGIPKTTLYKWIDKYKNFKNT